In one window of Astyanax mexicanus isolate ESR-SI-001 chromosome 18, AstMex3_surface, whole genome shotgun sequence DNA:
- the trpc2a gene encoding short transient receptor potential channel 2: MVLDELESRVKQWGEIINRKIHFPPELIIAIQESNMVMVKSLLCAEEGFIHQLVDSEERQWREALNLSIRMGSEETMAALLRGIKFDFRQIHEALLVAVDTNQPRVVKLLLDRLDQEKGNKIDVRSFSTAIFDRSIDASQFAPGVTPLTLACQEDLYEIVTMLTQRGHIISPPHAISCSCLECRNARQYDLLKFSLSRINTYRGIASRAYLSITSEDAILSAFHLSSEMRKLSKKEPEFKPQYLALEQVCQEYAVELLGMCRNQSEVSTLLNYGEDVSDEELDEQTFEEGIPNLALIRLAITYNQKQFVTHPICQQVLSSIWCGSLSGWRGSNTSWKLLVSLGIFVSMPLLCFIYWIAPKSKIGRTLKIPVIKFLLHSASYLWFLIILLTESIFMEIWRDDIASRSQNLLHNSLHMIWVVGFFWFECKEVWIEGLKTYLLDWWNILDMLVLSMYLASFTLRILIVLKGHFLCQDPSAEDLCDYFTNTARENWRQEDPQLIAEMLFAVTSMLSFTRLAYILPAHEFLGTLQISIGKMIDDMMRFVFILMIIGTAFLCGMHNIYAPYVSSPLGRLNETFNFLFWTMFGVFNQEKVDMPDHVMAEFVGRVLYGIFTLIIVIVLLNMLIAMITNSFQKIENDADVEWKFARSKLYLSFFREGLTMPVPFNIIPSPKALFYGIRYANSGVQNTLSSLKLSGSTLNQSEGQGEGRVPYRLQVIKVLVQRYIAAARQEFEDTKNNDVGHRITELNKVVGRLDIEVMKVDENLHCRRGASRPERETSAILNDYIMRAKNHFHNFDKKEASGSRGAGLQVLFHHSEEQKEKKESR, from the exons ATGGTTTTGGACGAGTTGGAGAGCAGAGTGAAG CAGTGGGGAGAGATCATCAACAGGAAGATCCACTTTCCTCCTGAGCTGATCATAGCCATCCAGGAGAGCAACATGGTGATGGTGAAAAGCCTGCTCTGTGCAGAGGAGGGCTTTATTCACCAGCTGGTGGATTCTGAGGAACGCCAGTGGAGGGAGGCTCTGAACCTCTCCATCAGAATGGGCAGCGAGGAGACCATGGCTGCGCTTCTGAGGGGCATCAAGTTCGATTTCCGGCAGATCCACGAAGCCCTGCTGGTGGCGGTGGATACTAATCAACCAAGGGTGGTCAAGCTTCTTCTGGACCGCCTGGACCAGGAGAAAGGTAATAAAATAGACGTACGCTCCTTCTCCACCGCCATCTTTGACCGCTCCATCGACGCCTCGCAGTTTGCCCCTGGAGTGACCCCTCTCACGCTGGCCTGTCAGGAAGATTTGTACGAGATCGTGACCATGCTCACTCAGAGAGGCCACATCATCTCCCCACCTCACGCCATCTCCTGCAGCTGTTTGGAATGCAGGAACGCTCGGCAGTACGACCTGCTCAAGTTCTCACTCTCTCGCATCAACACGTACCGAGGCATCGCCAGCCGCGCATACCTGTCAATCACCTCCGAGGATGCCATCCTCAGTGCCTTCCACCTGAGCTCCGAGATGCGCAAGCTGTCCAAGAAGGAGCCGGAATTTAAA CCGCAGTACCTGGCTCTGGAGCAGGTGTGTCAGGAGTACGCTGTGGAGCTGCTGGGAATGTGCCGGAACCAGAGCGAGGTCTCCACTCTGCTGAACTATGGTGAAGATGTCAGTGATGAGGAGCTAGATGAGCAGACGTTTGAGGAGGGTATACCCAACCTGGCACTTATCCGTCTGGCTATAACCTACAACCAAAAACAG TTTGTGACTCATCCCATCTGCCAGCAAGTGCTGTCCTCCATTTGGTGTGGCAGTCTCTCAGGCTGGAGGGGCAGCAACACATCGTGGAAACTGCTGGTGTCTCTGGGGATCTTTGTGAGCATGCCATTGCTGTGCTTCATCTACTGGATTGCTCCAAAATCCAAG ATCGGCAGGACTCTGAAGATTCCAGTGATCAAGTTTTTGCTGCACTCTGCTTCCTACCTGTGGTTCCTGATTATCCTGCTAACGGAGTCAATCTTCATGGAAATCTGGCGAGATGACATTGCTTCCCGCTCACAAAACCTTCTCCACAACTCTCTTCACATGATCTGGGTTGTTG GTTTCTTCTGGTTTGAGTGTAAGGAGGTGTGGATTGAGGGACTGAAAACCTACTTACTGGACTGGTGGAACATTCTGGATATGCTGGTGCTCAGCATGTACCTGGCCTCCTTCACACTGCGCATTTTAATTGTGCTAAAAGGCCATTTCCTGTGCCAAGATCCCAGCGCTGAAGACCTGTGTGACTACTTCACAAACACAG CACGAGAAAACTGGAGACAAGAAGACCCTCAGCTGATTGCTGAAATGCTATTTGCTGTGACCAGCATGCTGAGCTTCACACGTCTGGCCTACATCCTACCAGCTCACGAATTCCTGGGAACCCTACAGATATCCATTGGTAAAATGATCGATGATATGATGAG atttGTTTTTATCCTGATGATCATCGGCACTGCTTTCCTGTGTGGGATGCACAACATATACGCTCCATATGTCAGCTCTCCACTTGGCAG GCTTAATGAGACCTTTAACTTTCTCTTCTGGACTATGTTTGGAGTGTTCAATCAGGAAAAAGTGGACATGCCAGACCACGTTATGGCGGAGTTTGTGGGCAGAGTTCTTTACGGGATTTTCACTCTGATCATCGTCATTGTGCTGCTCAACATGCTCATCGCCATGATAACCAATTCATTTCAAAAGATTGAG aatgaTGCCGACGTTGAATGGAAGTTTGCGCGTTCCAAGCTCTACCTCAGCTTTTTCAGAGAGGGCCTCACCATGCCTGTTCCTTTCAATATCATTCCTTCCCCCAAGGCATTATTCTATGGAATAAGGTATGCAAATTCAGGAGTGCAAAATACTTTGAGCTCACTTAAACTT TCTGGCAGTACCCTGAACCAGAGTGAAGGTCAGGGTGAAGGCAGAGTGCCATATCGCCTGCAGGTTATCAAGGTTTTAGTGCAGCGCTACATCGCAGCAGCACGTCAAGAGTTTGAGGACACCAAGAACAACG ATGTGGGCCACAGAATCACAGAACTGAATAAAGTGGTGGGAAGACTGGACATAGAGGTGATGAAGGTGGATGAGAATCTCCACTGCAGACGTGGAGCATCCAGACCAGAGCGTGAGACCAGTGCCATTCTGAACGACTACATCATGAGGGCCAAGAACCATTTCCACAACTTTGATAAGAAAGAGGCTTCAGGAAGCCGAGGTGCTGGACTGCAGGTTCTGTTCCACCACAGTGAAgaacagaaggaaaaaaaagaaagcagataA